One window of Microcoleus sp. FACHB-672 genomic DNA carries:
- a CDS encoding glycoside hydrolase family 10 protein: MNKKPHTWFKYLLCLGLIIALSTSSLATPQIKPASTELRGVWLTNVTSGVLFVPWGINRALHQLSQLNFNTVYPVVWNRGHTFYPSAVAQDVTGRSQEPLLAVMRPFEDTLAEILKQGHRRHLKVIPWFEYGFMAPAHSQLAQRHPDWLTTRRDSSKSIKEIPDEQAAQEGAKRTPQQNVGKPGIFPAASSFFIPKQVWLNPLHPEVQQFIRELIVEVVSNYDVDGIQLDDHFGMPVELGYDPLTVELYRLEHQGQNPPSDFLDVEWMRWRADKITHFMQELFHAVKAVKPDVIVSLSSNSHSFAYRNYLQDWQTWVEQGLVEDLILQVYRNDLIRFQAELKVPAVQIARRKIPVGVGITTGTWRNPVAMEQIQKQVELVREGGFYGVSFFYWESLWSYLTPESPRQRRKGFEAIFSDADVRSK, from the coding sequence ATGAACAAAAAACCTCATACTTGGTTCAAATACTTGCTATGCCTGGGATTGATAATTGCACTATCAACTTCTTCTTTAGCCACGCCTCAAATTAAGCCGGCTTCAACAGAACTACGCGGTGTTTGGTTAACGAATGTCACCAGTGGCGTTTTGTTCGTCCCTTGGGGAATTAACCGCGCACTGCACCAACTGTCTCAACTCAACTTCAACACCGTCTATCCCGTCGTCTGGAACCGGGGACACACGTTTTATCCAAGTGCTGTCGCGCAAGACGTTACAGGGCGTTCGCAAGAACCCCTGTTGGCAGTGATGCGCCCCTTTGAAGATACTCTGGCGGAAATTCTTAAGCAGGGACATCGCCGGCACTTAAAAGTAATCCCCTGGTTTGAATATGGCTTCATGGCACCGGCACACTCACAACTCGCCCAGCGTCACCCAGACTGGCTCACAACTAGGCGCGATAGTAGCAAAAGTATTAAAGAAATTCCGGATGAACAGGCAGCTCAAGAAGGTGCAAAGCGAACCCCGCAGCAGAATGTCGGCAAGCCTGGTATTTTTCCCGCCGCATCATCTTTTTTCATACCTAAGCAAGTTTGGCTGAATCCTCTGCATCCAGAAGTGCAGCAGTTTATCCGTGAGCTGATTGTGGAAGTTGTTAGCAATTATGATGTTGATGGCATTCAGCTAGATGATCATTTTGGGATGCCGGTGGAGCTAGGTTATGATCCTTTGACAGTCGAGCTTTACCGGCTAGAACATCAGGGTCAAAATCCCCCCAGTGACTTTCTAGACGTCGAGTGGATGCGCTGGCGAGCCGACAAAATTACTCATTTCATGCAAGAGTTATTTCACGCGGTCAAAGCTGTCAAGCCCGATGTGATCGTCTCTCTTTCTTCTAACTCGCACTCTTTTGCTTATAGAAATTATCTCCAAGATTGGCAAACTTGGGTAGAGCAGGGTTTGGTGGAAGATTTAATATTGCAGGTGTATCGCAATGATCTGATTCGCTTTCAGGCAGAATTAAAAGTGCCGGCGGTTCAGATCGCCCGTCGTAAAATTCCTGTTGGAGTGGGAATTACAACCGGCACTTGGAGAAATCCTGTGGCTATGGAACAGATTCAAAAGCAGGTAGAGCTAGTGCGTGAGGGCGGATTTTATGGAGTATCTTTCTTTTACTGGGAGAGTTTGTGGAGTTATCTCACGCCAGAGTCGCCACGGCAGCGGAGAAAGGGGTTTGAAGCAATTTTTTCTGATGCAGATGTTAGAAGTAAATAG
- a CDS encoding family 10 glycosylhydrolase, with protein sequence MKKIFLAFLIISLSFFRVASTRAAEIVLGVVRSPDNAQEWAGITQRLDAAGIAYRTIDIAQINRASDLAGTTVIFLANIETLTPAQVNALDDWMSQGGRVIASGPVGSRSSADVRQALRSLLGASWAFPLPEPSAVQAMRICTGDWRNAPIGAKPCDTWVSPELTATPVPGGVLIPAGLSSQTAATWSCTGTQPCPNTSSPAVVTSEQATFFGWQWGSKGAASAEIDTAWLQATLSRYGEIQLTDMPVARRGGAVESRREGEGEQRQGGAVESRRGGEGAQRRGGATERDNSQPAIPKSPNPSQNSSDPAEQVAPAQPEINPDSQTITSAQGNAMRQELAELLGRVESALLSASAANNPANLATETPTEAGNKSATRRATNQGAAEKAIVEARQVLQAFPQLLAQKNYTEARRQWVAARRLLWENYPTDQPVAQPEIRAIWLDRGTIVRAGSERGLAAVFDRLAAAGFNTIFFETVNAGYPIYPSEVAPEQNPQTRRWDPLAAGVKLAHERGMELHAWVWVFAAGNQRHNVLLNQPADYPGPLISAHPDWAGYDHRGKMIPGGQTKPFLDPANPEVRRYLLKLLDEVVSRYEVDGVQLDYIRYPFQDPALGSSYGYGKAARQQFRQLAGVDPADISPSDTELWRQWTGFRIRQIDSFVAEASKLIRSRRPNVMVSAAVFPLPRNERLNKIQQNWEEWAQQGNVDLVVPMTYAMDTGGLQKLAAPWLTLAAGVNNSAPALGATLILPGIRLLNLPEVVAVDQIQALRDLPAPGYALFAAENITNRLQGIFSRTQGCAGANCTAAVPYRQPFATAAGRFKTLQRQWDFLLANNQLKIAEPQLSDFTAKTQALESSLNQLATEASAGHLATAQQSLSRFQAEFDSWMRLYSSENPYQVKTWKNHLATLDSLLRFGERVELQR encoded by the coding sequence ATGAAAAAGATATTTTTAGCGTTTCTGATCATTTCTCTTTCTTTTTTCAGGGTTGCATCTACTCGGGCAGCAGAAATTGTTTTGGGAGTTGTGCGGAGTCCGGATAACGCACAAGAGTGGGCCGGCATCACTCAGCGTTTAGATGCGGCGGGAATTGCTTATCGCACTATCGATATCGCGCAAATTAATCGGGCTTCGGATCTAGCCGGCACTACAGTTATATTTTTAGCCAACATCGAAACGCTAACACCGGCACAAGTGAACGCCCTTGATGACTGGATGAGCCAAGGCGGTCGAGTTATCGCATCAGGGCCGGTTGGCAGTCGCTCCTCCGCAGACGTGCGTCAAGCCTTACGCTCACTCTTAGGTGCATCCTGGGCGTTTCCCCTACCCGAGCCTTCAGCGGTTCAAGCGATGCGAATTTGCACCGGCGACTGGCGCAACGCCCCGATTGGTGCCAAACCCTGCGACACCTGGGTATCTCCAGAACTAACCGCTACACCTGTTCCTGGAGGCGTGTTAATTCCCGCCGGCTTATCGAGCCAAACCGCTGCTACCTGGAGTTGCACCGGCACACAACCCTGCCCCAACACCTCATCCCCAGCCGTCGTCACCAGTGAACAAGCCACATTCTTTGGCTGGCAGTGGGGAAGCAAAGGTGCAGCGTCCGCCGAAATTGATACAGCCTGGTTGCAAGCAACCCTTAGCCGTTATGGAGAAATTCAGCTCACCGATATGCCGGTGGCGAGGAGAGGGGGTGCAGTTGAATCTAGAAGAGAAGGAGAGGGGGAGCAAAGGCAAGGGGGAGCCGTTGAATCTAGAAGAGGAGGAGAGGGTGCACAAAGGCGAGGGGGAGCGACTGAGCGAGACAATTCTCAACCGGCAATCCCTAAATCCCCAAATCCCTCACAAAACTCTAGCGATCCAGCAGAGCAAGTCGCGCCGGCACAACCGGAAATCAACCCGGACTCCCAAACCATCACCAGCGCCCAAGGTAACGCCATGCGCCAGGAACTCGCCGAACTTTTAGGGCGGGTTGAAAGTGCTTTATTATCTGCCAGCGCAGCAAATAATCCAGCAAATCTCGCCACAGAAACTCCGACAGAAGCCGGCAATAAATCTGCCACTCGTCGTGCAACAAATCAAGGGGCTGCGGAAAAAGCAATCGTTGAGGCGAGGCAAGTATTGCAAGCATTTCCTCAACTGTTAGCACAAAAGAATTACACTGAAGCGCGCCGGCAGTGGGTCGCGGCGCGACGGCTGCTGTGGGAAAATTACCCGACCGATCAGCCTGTGGCTCAACCAGAAATTCGCGCTATCTGGTTAGATCGGGGCACTATCGTGAGAGCCGGCTCTGAGCGAGGACTGGCTGCAGTTTTTGACCGGCTGGCAGCCGCAGGGTTCAATACAATTTTCTTTGAAACCGTTAATGCCGGCTATCCCATTTATCCCTCTGAAGTCGCTCCAGAACAGAATCCACAAACGCGCCGGTGGGACCCCCTTGCGGCTGGGGTGAAGTTAGCCCACGAGCGAGGCATGGAACTGCACGCATGGGTATGGGTGTTCGCTGCCGGCAACCAGCGTCACAATGTACTGCTCAACCAGCCGGCGGATTATCCGGGACCCCTGATTAGCGCCCATCCAGACTGGGCCGGTTACGATCATCGCGGCAAGATGATTCCGGGAGGGCAAACCAAGCCATTTTTAGACCCTGCAAATCCAGAAGTACGTCGCTACTTGCTCAAGCTATTGGATGAAGTGGTTAGCCGGTATGAAGTGGATGGGGTGCAGCTAGACTACATTCGCTATCCCTTTCAAGATCCAGCACTTGGCAGCAGCTACGGCTATGGCAAAGCAGCACGTCAACAATTTCGACAACTTGCAGGGGTTGATCCAGCGGATATTTCGCCAAGCGATACGGAATTGTGGCGGCAGTGGACGGGGTTCCGCATCCGCCAAATAGACTCTTTTGTTGCCGAGGCATCGAAACTTATTCGCAGCCGGCGTCCGAATGTGATGGTTTCAGCGGCGGTTTTTCCCTTACCTCGCAACGAACGCCTCAACAAAATCCAGCAGAATTGGGAAGAATGGGCGCAGCAGGGAAATGTGGATTTGGTGGTGCCGATGACTTACGCAATGGATACCGGCGGATTGCAAAAGTTGGCTGCACCTTGGCTGACTTTAGCGGCTGGAGTGAATAACAGCGCACCGGCACTGGGGGCAACTTTGATTTTACCGGGGATTCGGCTGCTGAATTTGCCCGAGGTGGTGGCAGTGGATCAAATTCAGGCATTGCGAGATTTGCCGGCACCGGGCTATGCCTTGTTTGCGGCAGAGAATATCACTAACCGTTTGCAGGGCATTTTCAGCCGTACTCAAGGATGTGCCGGTGCAAACTGTACAGCAGCCGTTCCGTATCGGCAGCCTTTTGCCACCGCTGCTGGACGGTTCAAGACATTGCAAAGGCAATGGGATTTTCTGCTGGCAAATAATCAGCTAAAAATAGCAGAACCGCAGTTAAGTGACTTCACCGCCAAAACGCAAGCGCTGGAAAGTAGTTTAAACCAACTGGCAACTGAAGCATCTGCCGGTCATTTAGCCACAGCTCAACAGTCACTCAGTCGTTTTCAAGCAGAATTTGATAGCTGGATGCGCTTGTATTCCTCAGAAAATCCTTATCAAGTCAAAACCTGGAAAAATCACTTAGCTACGCTGGATAGCCTGCTGCGCTTTGGAGAGCGAGTTGAATTACAGCGATAA